The Miltoncostaea marina DNA window CGCCCCTTCCAGATCTCGGCGAGGCAGAGCCACAGCATCGCGACGCGGAAATCCTTGGCGAGCTCGTCCCCGCGCCCCAGCATGTCGTGGATCCGCTGGCGCAGCTCCGCGTTGAGCATGGCGGCGTCCACGCCGTTCAGCGCGGCGACCGCCTCCGCGGAGAGGTCGTCGTCGGGCACGCGGTAGCCGCTCTCGACGTAGTAGCCGCGCACCGCCCGCCGCGCGAGCTGACGCCACGGCACCTGGCGGGCGACCTCGAAGAAGACCTCCTGCATCATGTGCACCCGCACGCGGGCGGCGTCGACGCCCAGCACGAGATAGCCCGCCTCCTCCGCCTGATGCGCCACCGTGCCGAGCACCCGCGCCGCCTCGGCCGGGTCGTCGACCACGGCGAACTTGACCGCCGCGCCGCCCTGGCGCACGAAGTCGTCGAGGTACTCGCGGCGCAGCAGGCCGAGCCACTCGGCCGACGACACGCTCATGTCGCACCCGCCTCGACGAACTCGACGCCGTAGTAGCTCTTCTCGACGCCCTCGCGCGTGACCACGATCAGCAGGTTGCGCCGATCCCGCGCCGACGTGGCGCCCGCGCTGAGGCGCAGGCGCGCGCCCGAGCGCGTGGTGTCGTGGCCGCTGCGGTCCAGCAGGTACACGTCGCGCGCGAACTCCTGCCGACCGTAGTCGCGGGCCGCGGCCGGAAGGAGGGTGAGCGCTTGGTGAACCTCCGCCAGCGGCACCATCACGCCCGGCTCGGGGGCGAGGATGCGGTACGCCGCGTAGAGCGTCTCCGCGAAGCGCTCCACGCTCAGCGCCGGCTCGCGCGTCTGCAGCGCCTTCAGGTGCCCGACCAGGTACGAGGGCCGGATCTGGCGGTGCGGCTTGCGGTCGATCGACACGGCCTGCTGGCGCGGCAGCGTCCGCAGGAGCACGGGGTAGCTCGACACCACCCCCTCCTGCTCGTACATCGCCAGGCCGGCGCGCTCGGCCTCCCGGATCAGCTGGCGGGTGAAGTGACCGGAGGCGATCAGCTCGGCTTCCTGCTCCTCCGACAGCGGCCACGAGTCGTTCACCCGGCCCACCGCTTCCGCCGCGTCGGCGAGCGCGTTCTCGGCGTTGGCCAGCGACCGCCGCAGCGCCCGAAGGTCACCCACGGCCGCCGCCTTGCGCGACGCGGCCACCGCGGACTGCAGCCGCCGCACCACCCCGAGCGCGTCGGCCGCCTCGCGCTCGGTCGCCTCCAGCAGCGACTCGAGGTCGACTGCTCCGTCGTCATCCATCGGCATCGATCCCAAGGCGCGCCTGCCCCCCTCTGTCGTAGTCGAGATCACCCCTCCGCCGGGCGAGCGCGATCGCGGCGCCGGCCACGATCGCCACGATCCGCGCCGCGCGCTCCCCCTCACCCACCAGCTCGGCGAGGAACGCGCGGAACAGCGCGTCCTCGGAGGTGTCGAACGCCTTCAGCTCGCCGGCCTGGCTGGCCAGGTCGTCGAGCGTCCGCCCAGCCAACTGCGGGATGCCGGCAGGCGCCGCCGGACCGGGCACCCAGGCGCCGTCGCGCAGCTCGATCATCCGACGCCCCCGCGCCGACCACACCAGCCGGCCGAGCAACCGGCGCTCGTTGTGACGTACGTCGACGAGACCGAGCTCGCCCACCAGCTCGTCCACCAATCGACGCTCTGCGATGCCCTGGCGCGCGGCGACCAGACGCGCCGCGACCTCGGGGACGGCGCCGAGGTCGACGAACTCGAAGCCGGTGCTCGACGCGTCGAGCCCCTGAACGTCGAGCGGGCGAGCGCCCTCGTCGTCGGTGTCTCCGCCCATCGTGCGTTCGGCGTGTGCGATGACCTGCTCGGCCCACGGATCGTCCGTCCGCGACCGGGCCGGCCGCGCCCGCTCGACCACGACCGTCGCCGGCGAGGGGGCGGAGGGACGATCCACATCGTCGCGGACCATGGACGTCGCCCGGCGAGCCGGCGGACGACGCAGCGCCCGTCGCCGGCGCAGTTCGTCCCGCAGCACCTCGCGCGCCAACCTCAACAGCTCACGAGCCAGCCCGACCCGCTCCTCCATCGCGGGCTCGCTCCGAGCCCTACTTCGTTCCGATACGCATTATCTCGCCAGGGCGGGCGTCCCGTCACCGCCCGAAGGTCGAGTCAGCGCCCGGCCGATGCTCCGCCGGCAGAGGCGTCGTCGACACGCCGCTGCACCCGGGCCAGCCACTCTGTGAGGCGCAGGATGCCGCCCGGCCGAACCACGTCACGAGCGCTCGCCCAGACCACCTGTTCGCCGTGGACACGCATCAGCTCGCCGAGCGCCTTCACCTCACCGCGCAGCGAGAATCGGAGCCGCAGAGCGCCATCCAACGGTTGCGCGGCCGTTTCCGTCCAGATGCGATAGACGCGCTCGGAGTACGGGACCCCCTCCCGCGCGCCCGAGGGCGCGCTCGGTGCCGACGTGCGCGCTCGTGAGCGGGACGCCGGAAGCGTCCGCTTCGACGTCGCTTTCGGCCCGCGCGTCTTCCGCGTCGCCGACTCAACATCTGAGGTGCTCGTGAGCCGTGTACGCGCTCGCCCGCCGAGCGGCGTCGTCGAGACGTCGGTGAGTCGCTCACCCAAGTACTTCCGTGCCGAGAAGCCGGCAGGTTCAGGCTTCAGAAGCTCGGGCTGCGGGTGCGGCACGGCCCCGCAGTGCTCGCAGGCAGCGGTGGCCTCGCGCTTGGGCGCACCACAGGGACCGCAGCTCGGCATGTACTCCCCCACGACGGCGACGACGCGTCGAACACGACCGTGTGACGATCGTCGCCGGCGCGCACGGCGGCGCGCACCAACCCAAGGGACAGATCGTGCCCCGAACGTCTAGGCGTCCTTCAGCGGCCCCTCGCCGGAGGTGCTGAGCAATGGACGCGCGGCGACCGCTCGGGCACCCTCGATGTCAAGCATGCGCCCGGCGACCACCTCACGCGCGAGCCGCGGCGGTAGCGCGGCGTTGAACTTGAGGCTGCGCCCCACCTCGGGCGCCACAGCGCCGGCGAGGTCGTCGGCCGACGCGGTGCTCAGTTCGGCAAGTCGGCCCTGCATCTCCGCGAGGTCCGAGCCCGCGACGAGCGGGATGCTGAGGTTGCCCGCCGTTCGACGTAATCCACGGTGTGACGTCGCGCGACTCGTTAGCGCACACCTCACGCATGTCGATGCGCTCCGGCCGCCGGATTCGACCCCTCGGTGGTCCCGCCGCCTCTCCACTCATACGCGGTTGGCTGAACCACACTTGACGAACCGAGTCCGTCGGCCACCCGTGAAATCCGCCCCCACGGC harbors:
- a CDS encoding BREX system ATP-binding domain-containing protein yields the protein MSVSSAEWLGLLRREYLDDFVRQGGAAVKFAVVDDPAEAARVLGTVAHQAEEAGYLVLGVDAARVRVHMMQEVFFEVARQVPWRQLARRAVRGYYVESGYRVPDDDLSAEAVAALNGVDAAMLNAELRQRIHDMLGRGDELAKDFRVAMLWLCLAEIWKGRSREDSAAIIEWLQGDLRLISAVKQYLIFRKIGRHNARAMLSSLSAWCRMVGLPGVVLTLDIRRLGVAKRAEVPDGVFYTKAGVLDAYEVLRQLIDATDDLRGMLCVVLARPELFDDDRRGVAIYKALYERVWPDVRLRQRDNPLSALATITGAAA